One part of the Bradyrhizobium sp. CB1650 genome encodes these proteins:
- a CDS encoding CopG family transcriptional regulator, translated as MTAPKKKAQISVYLDPDVMKALSAYAARREHSLSLIAEAAIASFLSPDADERREAAIAKRLDQIDRRIARLERDVGISVETIALFIRFWLTTTPPLPEPAAKAARAQAGARYDNFVAALGRRLSQGPSLRQEIPDDIQESKPMDG; from the coding sequence ATGACCGCACCGAAGAAAAAGGCCCAGATTTCGGTCTATCTCGATCCTGATGTCATGAAGGCGCTGTCGGCCTATGCCGCCCGGCGCGAGCATTCGCTGTCGCTCATTGCGGAAGCCGCGATTGCGTCCTTTCTGTCGCCGGACGCTGACGAGCGGCGGGAGGCCGCCATCGCCAAGCGCCTCGATCAGATCGATCGCCGGATCGCGCGCCTTGAGCGGGATGTCGGGATTTCGGTCGAGACCATCGCACTCTTCATCCGGTTCTGGCTCACGACGACACCGCCACTCCCCGAGCCGGCCGCAAAGGCCGCGCGGGCACAAGCCGGAGCGCGCTATGATAATTTCGTTGCGGCGCTCGGCCGCAGGCTCAGCCAAGGGCCGAGCCTGAGACAGGAGATCCCGGACGATATTCAGGAGAGTAAGCCCATGGATGGGTAG